Proteins from a genomic interval of Symmachiella macrocystis:
- a CDS encoding putative signal transducing protein encodes MALNDPVAVYNAAKNTEAQNVCFALEQSGIEAHIIEDVSPGGMWAFGTLPEIHKPQVFVEKTDVERAVPIIEEFEQTQCKRRGEGSDDAAVSETVEAECEGCGRRTEFPAAKIGTVETCPHCGEYLDVGGDDDDEFDWSEEEAATDE; translated from the coding sequence ATGGCACTCAACGATCCAGTTGCCGTTTACAATGCAGCGAAGAATACTGAAGCGCAGAACGTTTGTTTTGCCCTCGAGCAATCGGGGATCGAGGCCCACATCATTGAGGACGTGTCGCCGGGTGGGATGTGGGCGTTTGGGACGCTGCCGGAGATCCACAAGCCGCAGGTCTTTGTGGAGAAGACCGATGTGGAGCGCGCGGTGCCGATCATTGAGGAGTTTGAGCAGACCCAATGCAAACGTCGCGGGGAGGGGAGCGACGACGCTGCGGTGAGTGAGACCGTTGAGGCAGAGTGCGAGGGCTGCGGCCGGCGCACGGAGTTTCCCGCTGCAAAAATCGGAACGGTCGAAACGTGTCCGCATTGCGGTGAGTACCTCGACGTGGGGGGCGACGACGACGATGAGTTTGATTGGTCGGAAGAGGAAGCAGCCACGGACGAATGA